The Sphaerochaeta sp. sequence GCTACGTTGAAAGCGGTGGTCGAGGACATGACCAAGCACAAGAGCCAGCTGGGAATCGAGGGAGTCTTCGCTTCCACGTCCCTGTCAGCCGGCAACCAGTGGAGATGGCAAACCCACCTTGTGAACGTTCCGTTGTACTATGAGTTCGCCGAAAACAAGAACTATGACAACGCAGTGCTCGCGGGACTGGCTTCCAGCACCATCACGTTCAAGTATGGGAAGAACTTCCAGAACATCTTTGACCTGTACCTGCAGAACAGTCTGACCAAACCGGGTCTGCTCGGTTCCAAGAGCGTGGATGATTCCATGGCCGAGTTCGCCCTTGGCAAGGTCGCCATGGTGCAGAACGGCAACTGGGGCGCCAGCCAGATTCTTGGAGTGAAGGGCAACACCGTCGCCAATGACGACATCAAGTTCCTGCCGATCTACATGGGGATCGACGGCGAATCCAGCCGCGGGCTTTGCGTCGGAACAGAGAACTATCTGTGCATCAACAAGAACGTCTCGGCCGATACCCAGAAGTACGCCGACCAGTTCCTCACCTGGCTGTTCTCTTCGGACACCGGCAAGAAGATCGTCAAGGAAGACTTGATGTTCATCACGCCGTTCAACAGCTTCAAGGAAGACGAGATGCCCACCGACCCGCTTGCCAAACAGGTGGTCCAGTGGATGAACAAACCGGGAGTCTCCTCGATTCCTTGGGCGTTCGCCGCGATTCCTTCCGAAGAGTGGAAGAACAGTTTCGGCGCCGCGCTGCTTGAGTATGCCCAGGGCCAGAAGAGCTGGGACCAGGTCAGCAAGGTCGCTGTCGACCAGTGGGCGAGCGAGTACAAGCTCACGCACTGAGGGAGAACCCGAGGTCGTCCCTTCGGGGACGGC is a genomic window containing:
- a CDS encoding ABC transporter substrate-binding protein, which gives rise to MKKTLVIALLCVAMVGSVFAQGASESTASSASAAKEVYFLNFKPEIADVYTQKVAPAFEAETGIKLKVVTAASGTYAQTLKSEMAKNNPPVIFQTNGPVGLAENLDSTADLKNTGFYQLLGDKSMALTNGDQVLAIPYAVEGYGIIYNDAIMRKYFALADKAVSISSAEEIKDFATLKAVVEDMTKHKSQLGIEGVFASTSLSAGNQWRWQTHLVNVPLYYEFAENKNYDNAVLAGLASSTITFKYGKNFQNIFDLYLQNSLTKPGLLGSKSVDDSMAEFALGKVAMVQNGNWGASQILGVKGNTVANDDIKFLPIYMGIDGESSRGLCVGTENYLCINKNVSADTQKYADQFLTWLFSSDTGKKIVKEDLMFITPFNSFKEDEMPTDPLAKQVVQWMNKPGVSSIPWAFAAIPSEEWKNSFGAALLEYAQGQKSWDQVSKVAVDQWASEYKLTH